In Glycine max cultivar Williams 82 chromosome 7, Glycine_max_v4.0, whole genome shotgun sequence, a single window of DNA contains:
- the LOC100799966 gene encoding glutamate receptor 2.8 — protein MTMSMLNLQKYFPSLPFYLILCLWPLHLMAREVTIPIGVVLDLNSPIGSMANSCIWMAHHDFYKQHPRFQTRLDLRTRNSGGDTVKAAYAAFDLITKEKVKAIIGPQKSEQARHVINLGRELGIPIISFSATSPSLSPAHTPIFIRMAQNDSSQVKAIAAIVEAYGWREVVLIYENTEYGNGLVPHLIDALDAVDTKVPYRSVIDPIFEESHILEELENLKENSTRIFIVHMTGEHGSRFFSAVEKAGMMSEGYGWIVTEGLSVELDPSALERMDNMQGVLGVRTIVRNNEKLDDFKKRWKTLSFMENNIKYHAYRTHTITLFGLWAYDTVWALAMAVENATNYGKQSASLVNAILATKFQGLSGYVDLKGGQLESSVVEVFNVIGHKERIIGYWSPKRGLFQDDQEKQKVRQPVWPGYTMDQPPKLRFGVPVRKGFTEFVKVETIFNTTKVSGFVVDVFLEVLKALPFSVSYEFVPLENYGALAGPIANNKSMKFDAGVGDITIVYDRTNYLNFTLPYLESVVSMVVSMKHDEKRNMWVFLKPLSWGLWLTTGAALVLIGFVVWFLEHRSNNTAFRGTPKQQLGIVFWFSFSTLVFAHRERLVSNWSRGLLIIWIFVVLIITQSYTASLTSMLTIESLQPEFIDIKEIKRNNYFVGYQNQSFVKTILINELGFNESQLKAYNTPEEYHEALSKGTNNGGVAAIFDESPYINVFLSKYDTGYATVGPFYKTNGLAFAFPPQSPLVPYFSRALLNVIEDKDKFEGIKNKYFSTRIVSKDQSTSILDSQGLTVNSFAGLFIITTIASFVSFTFYVFTFLYSQ, from the exons ATGACAATGTCAATGCTAAATCTCCAAAAGTACTTTCCCTCGCTCCCCTTCTACCTCATACTGTGCCTCTGGCCATTACACTTGATGGCAAGGGAGGTTACGATACCAATAGGGGTAGTTCTTGATTTGAACTCCCCAATTGGGAGCATGGCTAACAGCTGCATATGGATGGCACATCATGATTTCTATAAACAGCATCCTCGTTTTCAAACCAGACTTGATCTTCGAACAAGAAATTCTGGCGGTGATACAGTCAAAGCAGCATATGCAG CCTTTGATTTAATAACGAAAGAAAAGGTGAAGGCAATTATTGGACCTCAAAAATCAGAACAAGCAAGGCATGTAATAAACCTTGGGCGCGAGCTTGGCATCCCCATTATCTCCTTCTCCGCTACAAGTCCATCTCTTTCCCCAGCCCACACTCCCATTTTCATACGAATGGCACAAAATGATTCTTCTCAGGTGAAAGCCATAGCAGCCATTGTGGAAGCATATGGATGGCGAGAAGTTGTCCTTATATACGAAAACACTGAATACGGAAACGGTCTTGTCCCACATCTGATAGATGCATTGGATGCAGTGGACACAAAAGTACCTTACAGAAGCGTCATTGACCCCATTTTTGAAGAGTCCCACATTTTGGAAGAGCTCGAAAATCTCAAGGAAAATTCGACAAGAATATTCATTGTTCACATGACGGGTGAACATGGGTCGAGATTCTTTTCAGCTGTAGAGAAAGCTGGAATGATGAGTGAAGGGTATGGATGGATAGTCACTGAAGGGTTATCTGTTGAGTTAGATCCTTCAGCTCTAGAAAGAATGGACAACATGCAAGGTGTCTTGGGAGTGAGGACAATAGTGAGAAACAATGAAAAGCTCGATGATTTTAAGAAAAGATGGAAAACCTTGTCTTTTATGGAAAACAACATAAAGTATCACGCTTATCGTACTCATACCATCACATTGTTTGGGTTGTGGGCTTATGATACAGTGTGGGCATTAGCCATGGCCGTAGAAAATGCAACCAATTATGGGAAACAAAGTGCTTCCCTTGTAAATGCAATCCTAGCTACGAAATTCCAAGGCCTATCTGGGTATGTTGATTTGAAAGGAGGACAATTAGAGTCGTCAGTGGTTGAAGTGTTCAATGTGATAGGACACAAAGAGAGAATTATTGGATATTGGAGCCCTAAAAGAGGGCTATTCCAAGATGACCAAGAAAAGCAGAAAGTGAGGCAGCCAGTTTGGCCAGGTTACACAATGGATCAGCCACCCAAGTTGAGATTTGGGGTTCCTGTGAGAAAGGGTTTCACTGAATTTGTAAAAGTGGAAACCATATTTAACACCACAAAAGTTTCTGGGTTTGTTGTTGATGTGTTTTTAGAGGTCTTGAAGGCATTGCCTTTCTCAGTATCATACGAATTCGTCCCCCTAGAAAACTATGGCGCCCTTGCTGGACCTATTGCAAACAACAAGTCCATG AAGTTCGATGCTGGAGTCGGAGACATAACAATTGTTTATGATCgcacaaattatttaaatttcacgTTGCCTTATTTAGAATCTGTGGTGTCAATGGTAGTTTCAATGAAGCATGATGAGAAACGAAACATGTGGGTGTTCTTAAAGCCTCTAAGTTGGGGTCTTTGGTTGACTACTGGTGCAGCCTTGGTCCTCATCGGTTTCGTTGTGTGGTTTCTAGAGCATCGCTCAAACAACACAGCCTTTAGGGGGACCCCAAAACAACAACTTGGcattgttttttggttttccttcTCCACACTTGTCTTTGCTCACC GGGAGAGATTGGTAAGTAATTGGTCCAGAGGTTTGTTGATTATATGGATATTTGTAGTGCTCATCATCACCCAAAGTTACACTGCAAGTTTAACTTCGATGCTAACAATAGAAAGCCTACAACCGGAATTCATTGacataaaagagataaaaaggaATAATTATTTTGTGGGATATCAGAATCAATCCTTcgtgaaaacaattttaataaatgaattaGGATTCAATGAGTCTCAGTTGAAGGCCTATAATACTCCTGAAGAGTATCATGAAGCACTTTCAAAAGGGACCAACAATGGTGGGGTGGCGGCTATCTTTGATGAAAGTCCATACATCAACGTTTTTCTATCAAAATATGACACTGGCTATGCTACGGTGGGACCgttttataaaacaaatggaCTTGCCTTT GCATTTCCCCCACAGTCACCTCTAGTGCCATATTTTTCGAGGGCACTCCTAAATGTCATTGAAGATAAAGACAAGTTTGAAGGGATTAAAAACAAGTATTTCTCGACAAGAATTGTCTCTAAAGATCAAAGTACCTCAATTTTAGACAGCCAAGGTCTTACGGTGAATAGCTTTGCAGGTCTTTTCATCATCACAACAATTGCCTCATTCGTATCATTCACATTTTATGTGTTTACTTTCCTATACTCACAATAG
- the LOC100800495 gene encoding glutamate receptor 2.9, translating to MAKEAIPIPIGIVLDLNSSIGSMSNSCIWMAYQDFYERHPHYKTRLALQTRDSRDNVVTAASVAQELLNEKVHAIIGPQTSEQAWFVIELGSKAQVPVISFSATSPSLSSTQKPYFIRAARDDSSQVEAIAAIVQGNGWREIIPIYEDTEYGNGLNPYLNDAFVKIGTRVPYRSVISPGSGGAEISNELKKLKLMSTKVFLVHMSTDLGCKVFLAAKKEGMMTIGYAWIVTEGLSAEVDPMVLKCIGTMQGVLGVRPSPKHTKRLDNFKERYGNTVTIFGLWAYDSVWALAKAVEKVWGENVTATLHNTILATKFHGLSGNFHLVKGQLEPSILEVFNVVEQTERSIGNWMPERGLSKLEQPKWPGNTTEPPAKLRIGIPPTNSVNEFKKFLNFSFDVFFEVLKVLPFPLHYELLPFEKHGETAGTYDELLMQIKEKKYDAVVGDVTIVAKRSEYVDFTMPFSESGVAMLVLAKHDERQNIWIFLKPFNWDLWLTTGAAFIFTGFIVWFFEHRSNTEFRGTPKNQIGMALWFSFSTLVFAHREKVENKWSRFVLIIWFFVVLIITQSYTASLASILTVQKLQPQFMDVEEIKTNNFFVGYHKDSFVKGLLIEKLGFNESKLKGYHGPKAYQQALSLGSNNGGVAAVFDEIVFINLFLMKYGCKKYQIVGPTYKTDGFAFAFPRNSPLVPYFSRSILNVTENKTTFDGIKKKYFSRDVISEDPSTRMAFRSTNLTLKSFGGLFIIILFTSFLAVMVHLFKFMHSKWTARDFQRSLSEMMTELAKHFNKEECSLHPPPIMEEGSLDPDGTNYQSIIHNEEDLRQL from the exons ATGGCAAAGGAGGCCATACCAATACCAATAGGGATAGTTCTTGATTTGAACTCCTCAATTGGAAGCATGTCTAATAGCTGCATATGGATGGCATACCAGGATTTCTATGAACGTCACCCTCATTACAAAACCAGACTTGCTCTTCAAACCCGAGACTCTCGGGATAATGTTGTCACAGCAGCATCTGTAG CTCAAGAATTGTTAAATGAGAAGGTGCATGCAATCATTGGACCACAAACATCAGAACAAGCTTGGTTCGTCATAGAACTTGGAAGCAAAGCTCAAGTGCCAGTGATCTCGTTTTCCGCCACAAGTCCATCGCTTTCCTCGACCCAGAAGCCTTATTTCATTCGCGCCGCCAGGGATGATTCCTCCCAGGTGGAAGCCATAGCTGCCATTGTCCAAGGCAACGGTTGGCGCGAAATAATCCCCATATACGAAGACACCGAATATGGCAATGGTCTTAACCCATATCTAAACGATGCCTTTGTAAAAATTGGCACCCGAGTGCCTTACAGAAGTGTCATTAGTCCAGGCTCAGGGGGCGCCGAGATTTCAAATGAGCTCAAGAAGCTGAAGTTAATGTCTACAAAAGTGTTTCTTGTTCACATGAGCACTGACCTTGGGTGCAAGGTGTTTCTGGCTGCAAAGAAAGAAGGGATGATGACAATTGGATATGCATGGATAGTTACTGAAGGCCTATCTGCAGAGGTAGACCCTATGGTGCTAAAATGCATAGGAACCATGCAAGGTGTGTTGGGAGTTAGGCCAAGCccaaaacacactaaaaggCTTGACAACTTCAAAGAAAGATATGGAAATACTGTAACCATCTTTGGATTGTGGGCATATGATTCTGTTTGGGCATTAGCCAAGGCTGTGGAGAAAGTTTGGGGGGAAAACGTCACTGCTACCCTTCACAACACAATCCTGGCTACCAAATTCCATGGCCTCTCTGGTAATTTCCATTTGGTTAAAGGACAACTAGAGCCATCAATTCTTGAGGTGTTCAATGTTGTGGAGCAAACAGAGAGGAGCATTGGAAATTGGATGCCAGAGAGGGGGCTTTCTAAATTAGAGCAACCAAAATGGCCTGGTAACACAACAGAGCCCCCAGCAAAGTTGAGGATTGGAATCCCACCAACAAATAGTGTCAATGAATTCAAAAAATTTCTCAACTTCTCCTTTGATGTGTTCTTTGAAGTCTTGAAGGTTTTACCCTTTCCCCTGCATTATGAACTCTTACCTTTTGAGAAACATGGAGAGACTGCTGGTACCTACGATGAACTTCTTATGCAAATCAAGGAAAAG AAGTATGATGCCGTGGTTGGGGACGTGACAATTGTGGCTAAGCGCTCAGAGTATGTTGATTTTACAATGCCATTTTCAGAATCAGGTGTGGCAATGCTGGTTTTGGCGAAGCATGATGAGAGACAAAACATTTGGATTTTCCTGAAGCCATTTAATTGGGACCTTTGGTTGACAACTGGTGCAGCTTTCATCTTCACAGGCTTCATCGTTTGGTTTTTCGAACACCGCTCAAACACGGAGTTCAGGGGCACTCCAAAGAACCAAATCGGCATGGCTCTCTGGTTTTCCTTCTCAACACTCGTATTTGCTCATA GGGAGAAGGTAGAGAACAAATGGTCACGATTTGTGCTGATTATATGGTTCTTTGTGGTACTCATCATAACGCAAAGTTACACTGCAAGTTTAGCTTCAATTCTCACGGTACAGAAACTGCAGCCTCAGTTTATGGACGTAGAAGagataaaaacaaacaatttcTTTGTGGGGTATCATAAGGATTCCTTTGTGAAAGGGCTACTAATTGAAAAGTTAGGATTCAATGAATCTAAGTTAAAGGGTTACCATGGCCCTAAGGCCTATCAACAAGCTCTGTCTCTTGGAAGCAACAATGGAGGAGTTGCTGCTGTTTTTGATGAAATTGTCTTTATTAACCTCTTTCTCATGAAATATGGCTGCAAAAAGTATCAGATTGTTGGACCAACATACAAAACCGATGGATTTGCCTTC gCATTCCCACGAAACTCTCCATTGGTTCCTTATTTTTCGAGGTCGATCTTAAACGTCACTGAAAATAAAACAACCtttgatgggattaagaagaagtACTTCTCAAGAGACGTCATAAGTGAAGATCCAAGTACCAGAATGGCATTTAGAAGCACTAACTTAACATTAAAGAGCTTTGGGGGGCTTTTCATCATCATATTGTTCACTTCATTTCTCGCAGTCATGGTCCATTTGTTTAAGTTCATGCATTCAAAATGGACTGCTCGAGACTTTCAGCGATCCCTTTCGGAGATGATGACTGAATTGGCAAAGCATTTCAACAAAGAAGAGTGCTCTTTACATCCTCCTCCAATAATGGAGGAAGGTTCACTTGACCCTGATGGCACCAAttatcaatcaataattcaCAACGAGGAAGATCTTAGACAGCTATAG